In the Holophagales bacterium genome, one interval contains:
- a CDS encoding UDP-N-acetylmuramate:L-alanyl-gamma-D-glutamyl-meso-diaminopimelate ligase, translated as MSRTFYLIAIGGTAMTPLAALLVEKGDRVLGSDLPLYPPMSDRLAALGIEVLPGFDARNLPGGVDRVVVGNLAGKDNPELLAALSLGLPVASMPQTLRTEFLAGRHPVVIAGTHGKTTTTALTAWLLAAAGQAPGYLVAGEPRNFPSPSAGGSGPAFVIEGDEYSTSWEDKGPKFLHYAPETFVVTSVEFDHADLYADLDAVKAAFRAGVALVPPGGRVVACGDDPNVRDVLSPARARVVLYGLGAGGDLDFFADGIEEGPEGTRFTVHPRGRAPFPVLSPLAGRHNVANTLAALAAGESLGLSAERLATGLPSFLGVKRRLEVRATAAGVTVVDDFAHHPTAVATTLAGARKRWPGRRIWGVFEPRSLTAGRADFLEPYFAALGEADAVAIAAPYHAARLSRPGAPGALDVPVLVDRLAAEGREAFSAPDPAALAEALLPRLAEGDVVIVMSSGAFGGLCGRLVQELSTRESASA; from the coding sequence ATGTCGCGAACCTTCTACCTGATCGCCATCGGCGGGACCGCCATGACCCCCCTGGCCGCGCTCCTGGTCGAGAAGGGAGACCGGGTTCTCGGCTCGGACCTCCCACTCTATCCCCCGATGTCCGATCGCCTGGCCGCTCTCGGGATCGAGGTCCTTCCCGGGTTCGACGCCCGGAATCTCCCTGGCGGTGTCGACCGGGTCGTCGTCGGAAACCTCGCCGGGAAAGACAACCCCGAGCTCCTCGCGGCCCTCTCGCTCGGGCTTCCGGTCGCCTCGATGCCCCAGACCCTTCGGACGGAGTTCCTCGCGGGGAGGCACCCGGTCGTCATCGCCGGGACCCACGGCAAGACGACGACGACCGCCCTGACGGCCTGGCTCCTGGCTGCGGCCGGCCAGGCCCCCGGATACCTCGTCGCCGGCGAGCCGCGGAACTTCCCGTCCCCCTCGGCCGGCGGCTCCGGGCCGGCGTTCGTCATCGAAGGGGACGAGTATTCAACCTCCTGGGAGGACAAGGGACCGAAGTTCCTCCACTACGCCCCCGAGACGTTCGTCGTGACGTCGGTCGAGTTCGATCACGCCGACCTCTATGCCGATCTCGACGCGGTGAAGGCGGCCTTCCGCGCCGGCGTCGCCCTCGTCCCGCCGGGTGGACGGGTCGTCGCCTGCGGCGACGACCCGAACGTGAGGGACGTCCTCTCGCCGGCGCGCGCGCGCGTCGTCCTCTACGGCCTCGGGGCCGGTGGCGACCTGGACTTCTTCGCCGACGGGATCGAGGAGGGGCCGGAGGGAACGCGCTTCACCGTCCACCCGCGCGGGCGCGCCCCGTTCCCGGTCCTGTCGCCGCTCGCGGGACGGCACAACGTCGCCAACACCCTCGCGGCGCTCGCGGCCGGGGAGAGCCTCGGCCTCTCGGCGGAGCGGCTCGCCACAGGCCTTCCGAGCTTCCTCGGCGTGAAGCGCCGCCTCGAGGTGCGGGCCACCGCGGCGGGCGTCACCGTCGTCGACGACTTCGCCCACCACCCGACCGCCGTCGCCACCACGCTTGCGGGGGCGCGCAAGCGCTGGCCGGGACGGCGTATCTGGGGCGTCTTCGAGCCCCGCTCCCTGACGGCGGGCCGGGCCGACTTCCTCGAGCCTTACTTCGCCGCGCTGGGCGAGGCGGACGCCGTCGCGATCGCGGCGCCATACCACGCGGCGCGTCTCTCGCGCCCCGGCGCCCCCGGCGCCCTCGACGTCCCGGTGCTCGTCGACCGCCTCGCGGCCGAAGGCCGCGAGGCCTTTTCGGCTCCCGACCCGGCCGCTCTCGCCGAGGCCCTGCTGCCGCGCCTCGCGGAGGGCGACGTCGTCATCGTCATGTCGTCGGGCGCGTTCGGCGGCCTCTGCGGACGGCTCGTTCAGGAGCTCTCGACCCGCGAGTCGGCGTCGGCCTAG
- a CDS encoding MFS transporter has translation MSRRLSPLAVVFLTVFIDLVGFGIVIPLVPLYAEAYDPSPLAFGVLMASFSAMQFLFAPLLGRLSDRIGRRPVLLFSLFGSFLSYLLFAFSGSFAGLLASRTLAGIMGANIGTAQAVIADVTPQGDRARGMGLVGMAFGLGFVFGPAIGGFAVKVSPALPGLVAAGLSLVAFVWAFFGLPETRPASAAARQTRRYFPLRAALAGLRRPVVGALLIVTLLNTTAFSNFEATFAQFARSRFGHDPSTVSWLFVLIGVTAAIVQGGLIRRLVPLLGEARLIGIGTSLLALSFAGLVLVPGNGALIALVVMTAAGSGLTNPALAGLLSRSTDAAEQGEVLGAAQSLSSLGRIIGPFWGEHVWFKWGAAGPYGTGALLEVAAVVVVLVGLRAVASPARNAS, from the coding sequence GTGAGCCGGCGCCTCTCCCCCCTCGCCGTCGTCTTCCTGACGGTCTTCATCGACCTCGTCGGCTTCGGCATCGTCATCCCGCTCGTCCCGCTCTACGCCGAGGCCTACGACCCGTCGCCGCTCGCCTTCGGGGTGCTGATGGCGAGCTTCTCGGCGATGCAGTTCCTCTTCGCCCCGCTCCTCGGAAGGCTCTCGGACCGGATCGGGCGGCGCCCCGTCCTCCTCTTCTCCCTCTTCGGGAGCTTCCTCAGCTACCTCCTCTTCGCGTTCTCGGGTTCCTTCGCCGGGCTCCTCGCGTCGCGCACGCTGGCCGGCATCATGGGCGCCAACATCGGCACGGCGCAGGCGGTCATCGCCGACGTGACGCCGCAGGGCGACCGCGCGCGCGGCATGGGCCTCGTCGGCATGGCCTTCGGCCTCGGCTTCGTCTTCGGCCCGGCCATCGGCGGTTTCGCCGTGAAGGTGAGCCCCGCTCTTCCCGGCCTCGTCGCCGCGGGACTCTCGCTCGTCGCCTTCGTGTGGGCCTTCTTCGGCCTGCCCGAGACGCGCCCCGCGAGTGCCGCTGCCCGGCAGACCCGGCGCTACTTCCCCCTGCGCGCCGCGCTCGCCGGCCTGCGCCGCCCGGTCGTCGGAGCGCTCCTCATCGTCACGCTCCTGAACACGACGGCGTTCTCGAACTTCGAGGCGACGTTCGCGCAGTTCGCACGGAGCCGCTTCGGGCACGACCCGTCGACGGTCTCCTGGCTCTTCGTCCTGATCGGCGTGACCGCGGCCATCGTCCAGGGGGGGCTCATCCGGCGCCTCGTTCCGCTCCTCGGCGAGGCGCGGCTCATCGGCATCGGGACGTCGCTCCTCGCTCTTTCCTTCGCCGGGCTCGTCCTCGTTCCGGGGAACGGCGCGCTGATCGCCCTCGTGGTGATGACGGCGGCCGGGAGCGGCCTGACGAACCCCGCCCTCGCCGGGCTTCTCTCCCGCTCGACGGACGCCGCCGAGCAGGGGGAGGTCCTCGGCGCCGCCCAGTCCCTCTCCTCGCTCGGGCGGATCATCGGACCGTTCTGGGGCGAGCACGTCTGGTTCAAGTGGGGCGCCGCGGGCCCGTATGGGACCGGCGCGCTCCTCGAGGTCGCGGCCGTCGTCGTCGTCCTCGTCGGCCTGCGCGCCGTGGCCTCGCCGGCGCGGAACGCGTCGTGA
- a CDS encoding TetR/AcrR family transcriptional regulator — MEKKGVGRPRDGNPEETRQEILRAAAEAFAACGFVGATTRAVAARASVNVATLHYHFGSKEGLYRAVIGNACRGTLPDIPSGTGAETVAGLVGGLFEFGAQRPTLARLALLDRLAGPAGGGEPDERVRWFASTLRPLLTPSNGRPAPDAGEVAQSVVALVDATFVAAPRPVQGLPDEAARAAVVAAALRLSGLV; from the coding sequence ATGGAAAAGAAGGGCGTCGGTCGGCCACGAGACGGTAACCCCGAGGAGACCCGGCAGGAGATCCTGCGGGCGGCTGCAGAGGCGTTCGCCGCGTGCGGCTTCGTCGGCGCCACGACCCGGGCCGTGGCCGCCCGGGCGAGCGTGAACGTCGCGACCCTCCACTATCACTTCGGCAGCAAGGAAGGGCTCTACCGGGCCGTCATCGGGAACGCGTGCCGGGGAACGCTTCCCGACATTCCCTCCGGAACGGGGGCCGAGACGGTCGCGGGCCTCGTCGGGGGGCTCTTCGAGTTCGGCGCCCAGCGCCCGACCCTCGCGCGCCTCGCGCTTCTCGACAGGCTCGCCGGGCCCGCAGGAGGGGGAGAGCCCGACGAAAGGGTCCGCTGGTTCGCCTCGACCCTGCGTCCACTGCTGACGCCGTCCAATGGGAGGCCGGCGCCGGACGCGGGGGAGGTCGCGCAGTCGGTCGTCGCCCTCGTCGACGCGACCTTCGTCGCCGCTCCCCGGCCGGTGCAGGGGCTTCCGGACGAGGCGGCCCGCGCCGCCGTCGTCGCGGCGGCGCTGCGCCTCAGCGGTCTCGTCTGA
- a CDS encoding DUF1573 domain-containing protein produces MTFPAFQARLGRTGAALAAALLVIAPSVALAQAPKAASSAPAPKLVLVDEKKDAGTVPKGEVVHATFILRNEGKADLHITDVKPSCGCTAPEYDKTIKPGAEGKIVLNVDTKTFQGPISKSALILTDDPEKPQVTVFVLANVKPYVETHPVGFFRLQALTGEIATSEIILSSGEADFKPTKVEPPNSYIKATLAPATEAEKVAGKGANQWKVTVTTTPDAPEGLLGGYVKVTTGAAKQPDLSLAVSGYVKPTLSITPLSVNFGNFEPKADPVKRTVTIINNNLKNEAFQVTKAESSVPGVKAEVVMADKSRAQVIISVDDKVKKGVFDGFVTVSTTDPAKKEIRIPLKGVIL; encoded by the coding sequence ATGACGTTCCCCGCGTTCCAGGCCCGGCTCGGCCGGACGGGCGCCGCTCTCGCGGCGGCCCTCCTCGTGATCGCCCCTTCCGTCGCCCTCGCCCAGGCCCCGAAGGCGGCTTCGTCGGCGCCTGCTCCCAAGCTCGTCCTCGTGGACGAGAAGAAGGACGCCGGAACGGTCCCGAAGGGGGAGGTCGTCCACGCGACGTTCATCCTCAGGAACGAAGGGAAGGCCGACCTCCACATCACGGACGTGAAGCCCTCCTGCGGCTGCACCGCCCCCGAGTACGACAAGACCATCAAGCCGGGCGCAGAGGGCAAGATCGTCCTCAACGTCGACACGAAGACCTTCCAGGGCCCGATCTCCAAGTCCGCGCTCATCCTGACGGACGACCCCGAGAAGCCCCAGGTCACGGTTTTCGTCCTGGCGAACGTGAAGCCGTACGTCGAGACCCATCCGGTCGGCTTCTTCCGCCTCCAGGCGCTCACCGGCGAGATCGCGACGTCGGAGATCATCCTGTCGTCCGGCGAGGCCGACTTCAAGCCGACGAAGGTGGAGCCGCCGAACAGCTACATCAAGGCGACTCTCGCCCCCGCCACCGAAGCCGAGAAGGTCGCCGGCAAGGGCGCCAACCAGTGGAAGGTCACGGTCACGACGACCCCCGATGCCCCGGAGGGTCTCCTCGGCGGGTACGTGAAGGTGACGACCGGCGCCGCCAAGCAGCCCGATCTCAGCCTCGCGGTCTCCGGCTACGTCAAGCCCACCCTCTCGATCACTCCCCTCTCGGTCAACTTCGGCAACTTCGAGCCGAAGGCCGATCCCGTCAAGCGGACGGTCACGATCATCAACAACAACCTCAAGAACGAGGCCTTCCAGGTGACGAAGGCCGAGTCGAGCGTCCCGGGAGTGAAGGCCGAGGTCGTCATGGCCGACAAGAGCCGCGCGCAGGTCATCATCTCGGTCGACGACAAGGTGAAGAAGGGGGTCTTCGACGGGTTCGTCACGGTGTCGACGACCGACCCCGCGAAGAAGGAGATCAGGATCCCGCTCAAGGGCGTCATCCTCTAG
- the dapF gene encoding diaminopimelate epimerase, whose protein sequence is MATIGGLSRSFWKMAGAGNDFLVFAGPATVGGREAETIRRLCRRGTGVGADGVLFVSEKETPTGARPEVRVEYFNADGGPARFCANGTRCAARFAVLTGLAEQELVAHTGWGAIGATVRPDGNVTLRLPEPIALGASVPTFDPGGREVEPRAARLAVGVPHLVVFCAGGVEVETLDVATLGPPLRRHPDLPEGANVNFVSVRGGSRLSVRSYERGVEAETLSCGSGVVASAVVAGAERGQLPPVSVATRSGSALVVGFRLEGSLAHDVTLTGDARVVFEGLLKEEAL, encoded by the coding sequence ATGGCCACGATCGGGGGACTCTCGAGGTCGTTCTGGAAGATGGCGGGTGCCGGAAACGACTTCCTCGTCTTCGCCGGACCCGCCACGGTCGGGGGACGGGAGGCCGAGACGATCCGGCGGCTCTGCCGCCGAGGGACCGGGGTCGGAGCCGACGGGGTCCTCTTCGTTTCCGAGAAGGAGACCCCGACCGGGGCGCGGCCCGAGGTCCGGGTCGAATACTTCAACGCGGACGGCGGCCCGGCCCGGTTCTGCGCGAACGGGACACGGTGCGCAGCCCGATTCGCGGTCCTGACGGGCCTCGCCGAACAGGAGCTCGTGGCGCACACGGGCTGGGGGGCGATCGGTGCGACGGTGCGGCCGGACGGGAACGTGACCCTCCGCCTGCCGGAGCCGATCGCTCTCGGCGCGTCCGTTCCGACCTTCGACCCCGGGGGGCGGGAGGTCGAGCCCCGCGCGGCGCGCCTCGCGGTCGGCGTGCCGCACCTCGTCGTCTTCTGCGCGGGGGGCGTGGAGGTCGAGACGCTCGACGTGGCGACCCTCGGGCCGCCGCTCCGCCGCCACCCCGACCTGCCCGAAGGGGCGAACGTCAACTTCGTTTCCGTGCGGGGCGGTTCGCGCCTCTCCGTGAGGAGCTACGAGCGGGGCGTCGAGGCCGAGACGCTTTCGTGCGGCTCGGGCGTCGTGGCGTCCGCCGTCGTCGCCGGCGCCGAGCGCGGCCAGCTCCCGCCCGTCTCCGTCGCGACGCGCTCCGGGAGCGCCCTCGTCGTCGGGTTCCGCCTCGAGGGAAGCCTCGCGCACGACGTCACCCTGACCGGCGACGCCCGCGTCGTCTTCGAGGGCCTGCTGAAAGAGGAGGCGCTGTGA
- a CDS encoding DUF59 domain-containing protein: MTRTPAILLHRDSPAVRVPSGESTVLPEGIPVYLVQSLGGSFTVQAPTVGGLFRIAADDADALGLDAPALPAAPRAAAKGPASEEDVWRALKQCYDPEIPVNIVDLGLVYDLTLSPLRGGSPLRGGSPLRGGSRGGSPAQPEPVHVSVKMTLTAPGCGMGPAIAADARGRVLAVPGVASADVVLVWDPPWSADMATPEGRRVLGM; encoded by the coding sequence GTGACGCGAACCCCTGCGATCCTCCTCCACCGCGACAGTCCCGCGGTGAGGGTCCCGAGCGGAGAGAGCACCGTGCTCCCCGAGGGAATCCCCGTCTACCTCGTCCAGTCCCTCGGCGGCTCGTTCACGGTGCAGGCTCCGACCGTAGGCGGCCTCTTCCGGATCGCCGCCGACGACGCCGACGCCCTCGGCCTCGACGCTCCCGCACTTCCCGCCGCGCCCAGGGCCGCTGCGAAGGGGCCCGCGAGCGAGGAGGACGTCTGGCGGGCCTTGAAGCAGTGTTACGACCCGGAGATCCCCGTGAACATCGTCGACCTGGGCCTCGTCTACGACCTGACTTTGTCTCCCCTGCGGGGCGGGTCTCCCCTGCGGGGCGGGTCTCCCCTGCGGGGCGGGTCGCGGGGCGGGTCGCCTGCGCAGCCTGAACCGGTCCACGTCAGCGTGAAGATGACGCTCACGGCTCCCGGCTGCGGCATGGGCCCGGCGATCGCGGCCGACGCTCGCGGACGGGTCCTCGCCGTGCCCGGGGTCGCATCGGCGGACGTCGTGCTCGTCTGGGATCCGCCCTGGAGCGCGGACATGGCGACGCCCGAGGGACGCCGCGTCCTGGGGATGTAA
- a CDS encoding fumarylacetoacetate hydrolase family protein — MRFLRFDDEGLPRFGRLEAGMVTPLDDAPWAGGEDAGRPRPFETVTLLPPVPPGGKILCIGRNYFAHAKELGNEVPAEPLVFLKPATSLLPHGGTVLLPPESERVDFEGELALVIGRRARRVGPEAYGDVVFGVTPALDITARDLQKKDGQWWRAKGFDTFCPCGPVVESGLDASDLSLRTILDGEVKQDGRTSRMIFDLPALVSWVSQAMTLEPGDLLLTGTPEGVGPLADGQLLEVEIEGLPRLSVRVARES, encoded by the coding sequence GTGAGGTTTCTGCGCTTCGACGACGAGGGCCTTCCCCGCTTCGGGCGGCTCGAAGCGGGCATGGTCACCCCGCTCGACGACGCCCCGTGGGCGGGCGGCGAGGACGCGGGCAGGCCGCGGCCGTTCGAGACGGTCACCCTCCTCCCGCCCGTCCCGCCGGGGGGAAAGATCCTCTGCATCGGGAGAAACTACTTCGCTCACGCGAAGGAGCTGGGCAACGAGGTCCCCGCGGAGCCGCTCGTCTTCCTGAAACCGGCGACCTCCCTCCTCCCCCACGGCGGGACCGTCCTCCTGCCGCCCGAGTCGGAGCGGGTCGACTTCGAGGGGGAGCTCGCCCTCGTGATCGGCCGGCGCGCCCGCCGGGTGGGGCCGGAGGCGTACGGGGACGTCGTCTTCGGAGTCACCCCGGCGCTCGACATCACGGCGCGGGACCTCCAGAAGAAGGACGGCCAGTGGTGGCGGGCGAAGGGCTTCGACACGTTCTGCCCCTGCGGCCCCGTCGTCGAGAGCGGCCTGGACGCCTCGGACCTCTCGCTCAGGACGATTCTGGACGGCGAGGTGAAGCAGGACGGCCGGACGTCGCGGATGATCTTCGACCTCCCGGCGCTCGTCTCGTGGGTCTCGCAGGCGATGACGCTCGAGCCGGGCGACCTCCTCCTGACCGGGACGCCCGAGGGGGTGGGGCCCCTCGCCGACGGACAGCTCCTGGAAGTCGAGATCGAAGGGCTCCCGCGCCTCTCGGTGCGTGTCGCGCGGGAATCCTAG
- a CDS encoding iron-sulfur cluster assembly accessory protein encodes MASTTLNTATVSVQETFALSLTDRAVDKVKDFAAKMPDAGGKALRVFVQAGGCSGFQYGFTFDDAKETDHVLAVSGIQVLVDKTSAMKLNGSTVDWIEDFRGAGFSVENPNAGGGCGCGKSFA; translated from the coding sequence ATGGCGTCCACGACACTCAACACCGCCACCGTCTCCGTCCAGGAGACGTTCGCTCTCAGCCTCACGGACCGTGCCGTCGACAAGGTCAAGGACTTCGCCGCCAAGATGCCCGACGCGGGCGGCAAGGCGCTCCGGGTCTTCGTCCAGGCCGGCGGCTGCTCCGGCTTCCAGTACGGGTTCACCTTCGACGACGCGAAGGAGACGGACCACGTCCTGGCCGTCAGCGGGATCCAGGTCCTCGTCGACAAGACGAGCGCGATGAAGCTCAACGGCTCCACCGTCGACTGGATCGAGGACTTCCGCGGCGCGGGCTTCTCCGTGGAGAACCCGAACGCCGGCGGCGGCTGCGGCTGCGGCAAGAGCTTCGCCTGA
- a CDS encoding DUF2203 domain-containing protein, which translates to MKRTFTFEEARKLLPAVRERTRRALSKIEGLAGGGAEADGPEAREVLVAWAREMNELGIEVKGPWLVDFDSGDGYWCWRWPEEALDYYHGYDEGFSGRVRIQ; encoded by the coding sequence GTGAAGAGGACGTTCACGTTCGAGGAGGCCCGCAAGCTCCTTCCCGCGGTAAGGGAGAGAACGCGGCGCGCCCTCTCGAAGATCGAAGGCCTCGCCGGGGGCGGAGCGGAGGCGGACGGGCCCGAGGCGCGGGAGGTCCTGGTGGCGTGGGCACGCGAGATGAACGAGCTCGGGATCGAGGTCAAGGGGCCGTGGCTCGTCGATTTCGACTCCGGCGACGGATACTGGTGCTGGCGGTGGCCCGAGGAGGCGCTCGACTACTACCACGGGTACGACGAGGGGTTCTCGGGGCGCGTCAGGATCCAGTAG
- the hslV gene encoding ATP-dependent protease subunit HslV, whose translation MSETPVFRHTTVLAVRRDGAVALGSDGQVTLGTTILKQGASKIRRLAGGTVLAGFAGSTADAFTLFTRFERKLEEFSGQLERAAIELATDWRTEKMLRTLEALLVVADREKTLLLSGTGDVIAPDEGILAVGSGGPYATAAARALYRNTSMPAAEIVRAALKIASEIDIYTNDAIVVETLP comes from the coding sequence GTGAGCGAAACGCCCGTATTCCGGCACACGACCGTCCTCGCCGTCCGCAGGGACGGCGCCGTCGCCCTCGGCAGCGACGGCCAGGTGACGCTCGGGACGACGATCCTCAAGCAGGGGGCCTCGAAGATCCGCCGGCTGGCCGGCGGGACGGTCCTCGCCGGCTTCGCCGGGTCGACGGCCGACGCCTTCACCCTCTTCACCCGCTTCGAGCGCAAGCTCGAGGAGTTCAGCGGGCAGCTGGAGCGCGCCGCCATCGAGCTCGCCACCGACTGGCGGACCGAGAAGATGCTCCGGACCCTCGAGGCGCTCCTCGTCGTCGCCGATCGCGAGAAGACGCTCCTCCTGTCGGGGACGGGCGACGTCATCGCTCCCGACGAGGGGATCCTCGCCGTAGGCTCGGGCGGCCCCTACGCCACCGCCGCGGCGCGGGCCCTCTACCGGAACACGTCGATGCCCGCCGCCGAGATCGTCCGGGCCGCGCTGAAGATCGCCTCCGAGATCGACATCTACACCAACGACGCGATCGTGGTGGAGACCCTCCCGTGA
- the hslU gene encoding ATP-dependent protease ATPase subunit HslU: MSRPASPRDAHLRDLSPRRIVAELDRHVVGQGKAKKAVAVALRDRWRRQQLPPEVAREITPKNILMVGPTGVGKTEIARRMARLVDAPFVKVEASKFTEVGYVGRDVESIARDLVEAAIRLVKDERRERVRDRAQAAAEEKLVDLLATQVDPAGFVPGPDGKERLRRELREGKHEGREVEVEVVDERTPQISVMTPQGVEEMGIDLPGMLPNLFGGPKKKKARLPVSEARAILVDREADLLSDEASVPQEAIRRAEETGIVFLDEIDKIAGREGKTGGPDVSREGVQRDLLPLVEGTTVKTKHGNVRTDHVLFVAAGAFHVARPSDLIPELQGRFPIRVELDALTEADFLRILTEPEYSLPKQAQALLSTEGIELVFAEDGLADIAKAAAETNRSLENIGARRLHTILERVLSEVSFAGPDAAGARIVVDHTAVTRAMADLVASRDLSRFVL; encoded by the coding sequence GTGAGCCGGCCCGCCTCCCCGCGCGACGCGCACCTCAGGGACCTCTCCCCGCGGCGGATCGTCGCCGAGCTCGACCGGCACGTCGTCGGCCAGGGGAAGGCCAAGAAGGCCGTCGCCGTCGCCCTGCGCGACCGGTGGCGGCGGCAGCAGCTCCCGCCGGAGGTCGCGCGCGAGATCACGCCCAAGAACATCCTGATGGTCGGACCGACGGGGGTCGGCAAGACCGAGATCGCGCGACGGATGGCCCGGCTCGTCGACGCGCCGTTCGTGAAGGTGGAGGCGTCGAAGTTCACCGAGGTCGGCTACGTGGGACGGGACGTCGAGTCGATCGCCCGCGACCTCGTCGAGGCGGCGATCCGCCTCGTGAAGGACGAGCGGCGCGAGCGCGTGCGGGACCGGGCGCAGGCCGCGGCCGAGGAGAAGCTCGTCGACCTCCTCGCGACCCAGGTCGACCCGGCGGGGTTCGTCCCCGGGCCCGACGGAAAGGAGCGCCTCCGCCGCGAGCTGCGCGAGGGAAAGCACGAGGGGCGGGAGGTGGAGGTCGAGGTCGTCGACGAGAGGACGCCCCAGATCTCCGTCATGACGCCGCAGGGGGTCGAGGAGATGGGGATCGACCTCCCCGGGATGCTCCCGAACCTCTTCGGCGGCCCGAAGAAGAAGAAGGCGCGGCTCCCGGTCTCCGAGGCGCGGGCGATCCTCGTCGACCGCGAGGCCGACCTCCTCTCCGACGAGGCGTCGGTCCCGCAGGAGGCGATCCGGCGCGCGGAGGAGACGGGGATCGTCTTCCTCGACGAGATCGACAAGATCGCGGGGCGCGAGGGAAAGACGGGTGGCCCCGACGTCTCGCGCGAGGGGGTCCAGCGCGACCTCCTCCCGCTCGTGGAGGGGACGACCGTCAAGACGAAGCACGGGAACGTCCGGACCGACCACGTCCTCTTCGTGGCGGCGGGGGCATTCCACGTCGCCCGGCCCTCGGACCTCATCCCCGAGCTGCAGGGGCGCTTCCCGATCCGCGTCGAGCTGGACGCGCTCACCGAGGCCGACTTCCTCCGGATCCTCACCGAGCCGGAGTACTCCCTCCCGAAACAGGCGCAGGCGCTCCTTTCGACGGAGGGGATCGAGCTCGTCTTCGCCGAGGACGGCCTCGCCGACATCGCGAAGGCGGCGGCCGAGACGAACCGGAGCCTGGAGAACATCGGCGCGCGCCGCCTCCACACGATCCTCGAGAGGGTCCTCTCGGAGGTCAGCTTCGCCGGCCCCGACGCCGCCGGCGCGCGGATCGTCGTCGACCACACGGCGGTGACGCGCGCCATGGCCGACCTCGTCGCGAGCCGCGACCTCTCTCGCTTCGTCCTCTGA
- a CDS encoding acyl-CoA thioesterase → MRDVRLPEFPCVVGVEVRFRDLDAMGHVNNAVYLTYFEQARLAFWRAIHPGGVPDEAIDPARIGFVLARAECDYVSPVRLGERLLVGCRAGDFGTSSFAFDYRIVAAGGAVDGEVRIVASGRTIQVTWDWAAGKKSPLSADLRSRIEAFQAAPPKSFPRLGHPPTGS, encoded by the coding sequence ATGCGTGATGTCCGTCTTCCCGAGTTCCCGTGCGTCGTCGGGGTGGAGGTCCGCTTCCGGGACCTCGACGCGATGGGTCACGTGAACAACGCGGTCTACCTGACGTACTTCGAGCAGGCCCGCCTCGCGTTCTGGCGGGCGATCCACCCCGGCGGCGTTCCGGACGAAGCGATCGACCCGGCGCGGATCGGCTTCGTCCTGGCCAGGGCCGAGTGCGATTACGTCTCGCCGGTGCGTCTCGGGGAGCGGCTCCTCGTCGGGTGCCGCGCCGGTGATTTCGGGACCTCCTCGTTCGCGTTCGACTACCGGATCGTCGCGGCCGGGGGCGCGGTCGACGGCGAGGTCCGCATCGTCGCTTCGGGTCGTACGATCCAGGTGACCTGGGACTGGGCCGCGGGAAAGAAGTCCCCGCTGTCGGCGGACCTGCGGTCGCGGATCGAGGCGTTCCAGGCGGCTCCGCCCAAGAGCTTCCCGCGCCTTGGCCACCCTCCTACTGGATCCTGA
- the xerC gene encoding tyrosine recombinase XerC: MSLAGGLAEFERHLADERAVSPHTRKAYLDDVGRFLAFLGRFSGTDAAGIEASDVDALAVRSWLASLRADGLARSSIVRRLSALRSFFTFLEREGLVEGNPARGVATPRTDKPLPVTLSVAEAAAVVEAPSAATDLGLRDRALLELLYATGLRVSELVGLSMTDVDLPARQVRTIGKGRKERIVPFGEKAAEALSAWLPARLALLAGRRVRGEPLFLNARGGRLTDRSVRRILLSALAAAEVSRHASPHALRHSFATHLLGAGADLRTIQELLGHASLATTQKYTHLDVERLMEVYRKAHPKAEEKG, translated from the coding sequence GTGAGCCTCGCGGGAGGTCTCGCGGAGTTCGAGCGGCACCTGGCCGACGAGCGGGCGGTCTCGCCCCACACGCGGAAGGCCTATCTCGACGACGTCGGCCGGTTCCTCGCGTTCCTCGGGCGCTTCTCGGGGACGGACGCCGCCGGAATCGAGGCCTCGGACGTCGACGCCCTCGCCGTCCGCTCGTGGCTCGCGTCCCTGCGGGCGGACGGCCTGGCCCGCAGCTCGATCGTGCGGCGCCTCTCGGCGCTGCGCAGCTTCTTCACGTTCCTCGAGCGGGAAGGGCTCGTCGAAGGCAACCCGGCGCGGGGCGTGGCCACCCCGAGGACCGACAAGCCCCTCCCGGTCACGCTCTCCGTCGCCGAGGCGGCGGCCGTCGTGGAGGCTCCGTCGGCGGCGACCGATCTCGGCCTCAGGGACCGGGCGCTCCTCGAGCTCCTCTACGCCACGGGCCTGCGCGTCTCCGAGCTCGTCGGCCTCTCCATGACGGACGTCGATCTGCCGGCGCGGCAGGTGCGGACGATCGGCAAGGGGCGCAAGGAGCGGATCGTCCCGTTCGGCGAGAAGGCGGCGGAGGCGCTCTCGGCCTGGCTCCCGGCGCGGCTCGCCCTCCTCGCGGGGCGGCGCGTGAGGGGCGAGCCGCTCTTCCTGAACGCCCGCGGCGGACGGCTCACCGACCGGAGCGTGCGGCGGATCCTCCTCTCGGCCCTCGCGGCCGCAGAGGTCTCGCGCCACGCCTCGCCCCACGCCCTCCGGCACTCCTTCGCCACGCACCTCCTCGGCGCCGGAGCCGACCTGAGGACGATCCAGGAGCTCCTCGGGCACGCCTCTCTCGCGACGACCCAGAAGTACACGCACCTCGACGTCGAGAGGCTGATGGAGGTTTACCGGAAAGCCCACCCGAAGGCGGAGGAGAAGGGCTGA